Within the Methanobacterium sp. BRmetb2 genome, the region CCCCGTAAAACACTGTATGAACATGAAAATGATAAAAGAGAATACATTTACACGTTAGAAGAGTTAGAATATGCCCAAACCCATGACCCTTACTGGAATGCAGCTCAAAAGGAGATGATGGTTAGAGGTAAAATGCATGGATACATGAGAATGTACTGGGGTAAAAAGATATTAGAATGGACAGAAACTCCTGATAAGGCTTTTAAGATAGCAATTTATTTGAATAATAAATATGAAATTGACGGCCGTGACGCTAATGGATATACTGGTGTTGCATGGTGTTTTGGTAAGCATGATAGGGCATGGAAAGAACGAAAAGTTTTCGGCAAGGTGCGATACATGAACGCCAATGGACTACGAAGGAAATTTAAAATTGAAAACTATGTTGAAGAAATTGATGAAATTGAAAAGCTGGAAGGATAACCATGTACATTTTACAATTAATAGAACAAATTAATTAAAAACAGCAATTTTGTTTCATTTAAATGAGATTACGGCCTTGAAGAAATTTTATTACTACTCTTTTAATAGGATGGGTATCACCTGAATTTATGACCTGAACTAAATAAAGTATTTATAATATTTTGACAAATTATATAAGGAGAAACTTAGTCTTTAGACTTACAACTTTTCCATAACATATCTAAGTTTTTATCTAAATTAAACCAAACAACAGTTTTATGGTTTAATTGCGGGATTATGATTTAAAACATTCTTAGGAGGAACTGAATGTCAATAACTATTGATACTTATTACCAAAAAAGATACAACTTCTTTAAATGGCGCTGTGAACAATCAACTATGAATAAAGTCGTTCTAGCATTAGGAATGGCATTAATAACTGGGATACTGGCTCAAATTATTATTCCATTACCATGGACCCCGGTACCCCTAACTGCACAGACTTTTGCAGTCTTAATATCCGGAGTAATACTAGGAAGATACTGGGGTGGACTAAGCCAAATTTTATATGTAGGTATTGGTATAGCCGGAGTCCCCTGGTTTGCAGAGATGACTGGTGGATTCGAAACTCTATTTTGTGCTAGTGGAGGTTATTTAATAGGTTTTATTTTAACTGCCCTATTTTTAGGTTATTTCACTGATAAATACATCCGATCCAGAAGTTTCATATCAATGTTAGGTCTGATATCTCTGGCAAACTTTACACTTATATACATACCAGGATTAATTGGATTGGCTGCGTGGATGTATCTAGTTCAAGGTTCAATGCCTGATTTATGGACTCTTTTAGCCCTAGGTTTTATACCATTTTTGATAGGGGATACTTTTAAGATAATTGGAGCTGCATCTCTTGCTAAAGCAGCCACACCTAAAAAAGCATTCAACCAGGAGGTTGATGTTAACGAGGCCCGGAACTGGAAACTCTTCTAATCCACTGCAAATTAGGGCCCACCACCTATTGTGTATTCAAGGATTTCAAGGCCATGGGTATAGCAGGGAATTCGAAGAGAATATGTGGAATATTATTGAAAATATAGATAATGTATCCTCCATTTATCTAAAAATAATATCCAAATGTGATGATATTTGTTACAAATGTCCCCATAATCAAGACGAATCCTGCACTGAAAGCATAAAATCAAACAACCGCATTGTAAAAATGGATGAAGCAGTACTAGAAAAAATAGGAATCAATGAAGGATTTATTGAAAAATCTTCTGTAATCTTTGAAAAAGTAAACTCTGTTTTCAAAAACATTAACAATCTGCAGGAAGTTTGCAGTAACTGTTCCTGGCATACCCAATGCCTCTATTATCAAAAAATATCATCAAAAAAAATTTAAAATTAGAAAATGAGTTAAATGAAGCTTAGTATTATTATACCCACCTACAATGAGGAAGAATATCTTCCAAAACTCTTAGAGAGTATAAAACTGCAGAATTTCGAAGATTGTGAAATCATTGTAGCTGATGCTGGTTCCACAGATAAAACCAGAACGATTGCAGAATCTTACGGTTGTAAAATAGTGGATGGTGGATTACCTGCAGTAGGTAGGAATAATGGAGCAAAGGTTTCAGAGGGAGAATTTTTACTTTTTCTTGATGCTGACTCGGTCTTAACTGATCATTATCTTCAATCGGCACTGGATGAGTTCATTGATAATGATCTGGGTATTGCCATAACCCAGATGGTTCCCTTAAGCAACCGGAGAATTGACCATATATTACATGATTTTGCAAATTTCTTTATGAGAAAAGTGGAATCAATAAAACCACATGGTGCAGGATGTTACGGCATACTTACTCGCAAAAAATTGCATGAAAAAGTGGAAGGCTTTGATGAAGAACTTGATTTTGGTGAAGACACAGATTACATTGAAAGAGTGGCAAAGGTAAGTTCTTTCAAAGTTTTAAGAGAACCCAGATTGTTGGTATCTACCCGGCGTCTGGAGAAGGAAGGAACTAAAAATTTAGCATATAAATATATTAAAAGTACACTATATCAGTTTGTCGGGAAAAAAATCACAGCAGAACAGTTAGACTATGAATTTGGTCATGATAAAGAGAGAAAAAGGATATTTTACGGTGTATGTGGAGAGGGAATGGGCCATGCTACTAGAAGCAAGGTTGTAATAGAGTATCTTAAAGAGAAATATGATGTTACCATTTTTGCCAGTGACCGGGCCTATGATTATCTGGTAGATAAATTTGACAATGTGCACCGTATTGAAGGATTTAACACTGTTTACCAGGATAATCAGGTGAATAACGTTAAAACATTCACTTCTAATATGAAAGATTTGCCTAAAGATCTCAGAGATAATGTCCGGTTGATGTACAGTATGGCTAAATCATTACAGCCCCATATCATTATTTCTGACTTTGAATTTTACTCCAACCTCCTAAGTAAGTTAACCAGAATTCCCCTTTTAAGTTTGGATAACATGCACATCATAACCCAAACAGAGATTGAAGTTCCAAACAACTATCGAAATGACCGGATCAGGGCTCAAGGAGTTATTAGATCATTTATTATTATGCCCAAGTTATATTTTATAATCACCTATTTTTATCCAGAAATAAAAAACAAGGAAAAAGTAAGATTATATCCCACTATACTGAGGGATGAAATCTGCAATTTAAATCCAGGAAAAGGAAATCATATATTAGTTTATCAAACCAGTGACTCTAACCTAAAACTTTTGGAAATACTCAAAGAAGTTGATGAAAAGTTTATCGTTTATGGTTTCCACACTGAAAAATATGAGAAAAATCTGCATTTTAAAAAATTTAATGAAGCTCAATTCTTTGAAGATCTGGCATACAGTAAAGCTGTGATCACTAACGGCGGTTTTACACTTATCGGAGAATCATTATATCTTAAAAAACCAATATTAAGCATACCAGTTAAAAAACAGTTTGAACAAATAGTCAACGCATTTTACATAGAAAAACTGGGCTATGGTAAATATTTAGAAGAAGTTGAAAAGGGAGATATTGAAGAATTCTTCAACAATCTAGAAATATATAATGAAAATCTCAAATCTTACAATCATCCAGGTAATGAGAAGTTACTAAATGATTTAGAGGCTGCTGTGGAAGAGCATGCCAAAAAATATTAAGTTAAAATATGGGGTATTACTTAACATCTTTACCTAAGATAATTTCATACTAACTTGTTTATAGATGCTTTAGAACTGTTAAAAATAAAATAATCAATAAAATTTATTAAATAATAATAAAAACTCCCAAAACCATAATTGTAGCTCCTAAAACTCTTTCTCTGATTTCTTTCTCTTTGAATATTA harbors:
- a CDS encoding biotin transporter BioY; the protein is MSITIDTYYQKRYNFFKWRCEQSTMNKVVLALGMALITGILAQIIIPLPWTPVPLTAQTFAVLISGVILGRYWGGLSQILYVGIGIAGVPWFAEMTGGFETLFCASGGYLIGFILTALFLGYFTDKYIRSRSFISMLGLISLANFTLIYIPGLIGLAAWMYLVQGSMPDLWTLLALGFIPFLIGDTFKIIGAASLAKAATPKKAFNQEVDVNEARNWKLF
- a CDS encoding teichoic acid biosynthesis protein translates to MKLSIIIPTYNEEEYLPKLLESIKLQNFEDCEIIVADAGSTDKTRTIAESYGCKIVDGGLPAVGRNNGAKVSEGEFLLFLDADSVLTDHYLQSALDEFIDNDLGIAITQMVPLSNRRIDHILHDFANFFMRKVESIKPHGAGCYGILTRKKLHEKVEGFDEELDFGEDTDYIERVAKVSSFKVLREPRLLVSTRRLEKEGTKNLAYKYIKSTLYQFVGKKITAEQLDYEFGHDKERKRIFYGVCGEGMGHATRSKVVIEYLKEKYDVTIFASDRAYDYLVDKFDNVHRIEGFNTVYQDNQVNNVKTFTSNMKDLPKDLRDNVRLMYSMAKSLQPHIIISDFEFYSNLLSKLTRIPLLSLDNMHIITQTEIEVPNNYRNDRIRAQGVIRSFIIMPKLYFIITYFYPEIKNKEKVRLYPTILRDEICNLNPGKGNHILVYQTSDSNLKLLEILKEVDEKFIVYGFHTEKYEKNLHFKKFNEAQFFEDLAYSKAVITNGGFTLIGESLYLKKPILSIPVKKQFEQIVNAFYIEKLGYGKYLEEVEKGDIEEFFNNLEIYNENLKSYNHPGNEKLLNDLEAAVEEHAKKY